One window of Dermacentor andersoni chromosome 7, qqDerAnde1_hic_scaffold, whole genome shotgun sequence genomic DNA carries:
- the LOC140219603 gene encoding LOW QUALITY PROTEIN: uncharacterized protein (The sequence of the model RefSeq protein was modified relative to this genomic sequence to represent the inferred CDS: inserted 2 bases in 1 codon) — protein sequence MRHSGEASNEDYKVILPQLPTGNASLNTVFLHCDVSARPYRINDFEEEIERLQVVKDVASIGAYQMNHVWALTTYSMAAKQVLVDAKELRIKGKRCLFIDPNDSQVRVKLHWLPYHISDDAVRKALEPYGKIEEMSRETWLTGKFKGAQTSSRSVILRLKHGFTVESLPHQIRIEGSNXLVIVPGRPPLCLRCKKSGHIRKDCRIPRCSACRKFGHEADDCRKTYATITREDGENDDTDALMDEDEAVETLQPRNINLSSWVPEPATPTTQKEAEADSPVKAVSPVVSVTTDKISGEPAEKCSVVFQVPCPSVPVESPTASKVSYPAEPERPETPVASDDAISATEAEIEDRPKTPAASEAPYLPTEAETPEAYHSLESEPEDASNRATRMPELGSDEDEGTSGSITEMRSMVQKVKSKAAMKRNRVTTAPRIPHVEKRHKRSL from the exons ATGCGTCATTCAGGGGAAGCTAGCAA TGAGGATTACAAGGTTATTCTGCCCCAACTGCCAACTGGAAACGCTTCCCTGAACACTGTATTTCTTCATTGTGATGTGTCTGCGAGGCCCTACCGAATCAACGATTTCGAAGAAGAAATTGAGCGCCTACAAGTAGTCAAGGATGTAGCGTCGATCGGTGCCTACCAGATGAATCATGTCTGGGCGCTAACGACATATTCCATGGCCGCAAAACAAGTGCTCGTAGATGCAAAGGAACTGCGCATCAAAGGTAAAAGATGCCTTTTCATCGATCCCAACGACAGTCAGGTGAGAGTCAAACTTCACTGGCTTCCTTACCATATCAGTGACGACGCCGTTCGAAAAGCGTTGGAACCATATGGGAAAATTGAAGAAATGAGTAGAGAAACGTGGCTGACTGGAAAATTCAAGGGAGCGCAAACCTCATCTAGGTCGGTGATTTTGAGACTGAAACACGGATTTACTGTCGAATCGCTTCCGCATCAGATTCGTATTGAGGGCAGCAA TCTTGTAATTGTGCCTGGACGACCACCCCTGTGTCTGAGATGTAAGAAATCGGGCCATATAAGAAAGGATTGTCGTATCCCGCGGTGTTCTGCATGCCGCAAATTTGGTCATGAAGCTGACGACTGCAGGAAAACTTACGCTACCATTACACGGGAAGACGGCGAGAACGACGACACAGATGCGCTCATGGACGAGGATGAAGCTGTAGAAACTTTACAGCCTCGTAACATTAATCTTTCCTCGTGGGTACCTGAGCCTGCAACACCAACCACGCAAAAAGAAGCTGAGGCCGACTCACCAGTGAAGGCTGTATCACCTGTTGTCTCTGTAACAACGGATAAAATCTCGGGGGAGCCCGCAGAAAAGTGCAGTGTAGTGTTTCAAGTTCCGTGCCCTTCAGTGCCTGTAGAGTCACCGACCGCGTCTAAAGTGAGCTACCCAGCAGAACCAGAACGCCCGGAGACGCCCGTGGCGTCTGACGACGCAATATCTGCGACAGAAGCAGAGATTGAGGACCGTCCCAAGACGCCAGCGGCGTCTGAAGCCCCGTACCTTCCAACGGAAGCGGAGACGCCAGAGGCGTACCATTCCCTGGAGTCTGAGCCGGAGGACGCAAGCAATAGGGCTACAAGGATGCCTGAGCTTGGTTCGGACGAGGATGAAGGCACATCAGGAAGCATTACGGAGATGAGAAGCATGGTGCAAAAAGTAAAATCGAAAGCGGCCATGAAGAGGAACCGTGTTACCACGGCTCCTCGGATACCGCACGTAGAAAAACGTCACAAGCGCTCCTTGTGA